A single window of Dehalococcoidales bacterium DNA harbors:
- the coaBC gene encoding bifunctional phosphopantothenoylcysteine decarboxylase/phosphopantothenate--cysteine ligase CoaBC, whose product MLTNKTVVLGISGGIAAYKAADLASKLTQAGAEVRVVMTESAQKFITPLTLRSLTNCPVVTTMWELASEFSIEHVALAEAADVVVIAPATANVIARITAGIADDMLTTTVLATEAPVIIAPAMNVNMYRNPVTQENLAKLKARGFTIIGPAYGRLASGKMGLGRLIENEQIIGTIRQVLGRNGDLAGKHIVVTAGGTQEAIDPVRYISNRSSGKMGYAVAEAARDRGAKVTLISAPTSLPEPVGVEVTQVVSAAQMKEAVVKAVARADALIMVAAVADYRPQSASKGKIKKEKTTGLTLELVRTPDILAEVKGNFIKVGFAAESEDLLANAKEKLASKQLDLIAANDITAPDSGFGVDTNKVTLIDRDGKTEELPLMSKREVADRILDRVVRLVGKERENAEKD is encoded by the coding sequence ATGCTAACCAATAAGACGGTGGTGCTGGGTATTTCCGGAGGTATCGCCGCTTACAAGGCAGCTGACCTGGCCAGTAAACTGACCCAAGCCGGGGCTGAGGTCAGGGTGGTGATGACGGAATCGGCACAGAAGTTTATCACTCCGCTGACCCTGCGCAGCCTGACCAACTGCCCAGTGGTGACCACAATGTGGGAGCTTGCCTCCGAGTTCAGCATCGAGCATGTCGCCCTGGCGGAAGCGGCCGATGTCGTCGTCATCGCTCCGGCGACGGCCAATGTCATCGCCCGGATAACCGCCGGTATCGCCGATGATATGCTGACCACCACCGTGCTGGCGACGGAAGCGCCGGTGATTATTGCCCCGGCGATGAACGTTAATATGTACCGGAACCCGGTTACCCAGGAAAACCTGGCGAAGCTGAAAGCCCGCGGTTTCACCATCATCGGCCCGGCTTACGGGCGTCTGGCTTCGGGTAAAATGGGGCTGGGCCGTTTGATTGAGAATGAGCAGATAATCGGCACTATCCGGCAGGTGCTGGGCAGAAACGGCGACCTTGCCGGTAAGCACATTGTGGTTACCGCCGGGGGTACCCAGGAAGCCATCGACCCGGTGCGCTATATCAGCAACCGCTCTTCGGGGAAGATGGGCTATGCCGTGGCCGAGGCGGCACGGGATAGGGGGGCTAAGGTAACTCTGATTTCCGCGCCCACATCCCTTCCCGAGCCGGTAGGCGTTGAGGTCACACAGGTGGTCAGCGCCGCGCAGATGAAAGAAGCCGTGGTCAAAGCTGTGGCCAGGGCTGATGCCCTGATCATGGTGGCGGCGGTGGCTGACTACCGGCCGCAGAGTGCGTCCAAAGGCAAAATAAAGAAGGAAAAAACCACCGGGCTGACCCTGGAGCTGGTCAGGACGCCGGATATCCTGGCTGAGGTTAAAGGGAACTTCATCAAGGTGGGCTTTGCCGCTGAGAGTGAAGACCTGCTCGCCAATGCTAAAGAGAAACTGGCAAGCAAGCAGCTTGACCTCATCGCCGCCAACGACATTACCGCCCCCGACAGCGGCTTCGGCGTCGATACCAATAAAGTGACCCTGATTGACCGCGACGGCAAGACCGAAGAACTGCCCCTGATGAGCAAGAGAGAAGTAGCCGATAGGATTCTGGACAGGGTGGTGAGGTTGGTGGGGAAGGAGAGAGAAAATGCGGAAAAGGATTAG